From Planococcus halocryophilus, the proteins below share one genomic window:
- a CDS encoding acyl-CoA dehydrogenase has translation MNFQLSEEHQMIRKMVRDFANKEVAPTAEERDEEERFDREIFDKMAELGLTGIPWPEEYGGIGSDYLAYCIAVEELSRVCASTGVTLSAHTSLAGWPVYTFGTEEQKQKYLRPMAEGTKIGAYGLTEPSAGSDAGSMRTSAREDGDHYVLNGSKIFITNGGIADIYVVFAVTDPESKHKGTTAFIVEKDFEGFSVGKKERKLGIRSSPTTEIIFDNCRVPKENVLGELGQGFKIAMQTLDGGRNGIAAQAVGIAQGALDASIDYAKEREQFGKPILVNQGVSFKLADMATSIEASRLLTYQAAWLESNKLSYSKESAMAKLMAGDTAMKVTVEAVQVFGGYGYTKDYPVERFMRDAKITQIYEGTQEVQRLVISRMVTK, from the coding sequence ATGAATTTTCAACTATCTGAAGAACACCAAATGATCCGCAAAATGGTAAGAGATTTCGCAAACAAAGAAGTAGCTCCAACAGCAGAAGAGCGTGACGAAGAAGAGCGTTTTGACCGTGAAATTTTCGATAAAATGGCTGAACTTGGCCTAACAGGAATTCCATGGCCAGAAGAATACGGCGGAATTGGTTCGGATTATTTGGCGTACTGTATCGCAGTTGAAGAATTATCACGTGTTTGTGCATCGACTGGCGTTACATTATCAGCACATACTTCACTAGCTGGCTGGCCGGTATATACATTCGGAACAGAAGAACAAAAGCAAAAATACCTTCGTCCAATGGCTGAAGGAACAAAAATCGGCGCTTATGGCTTAACGGAACCATCTGCTGGATCTGACGCAGGTTCTATGCGCACATCGGCAAGAGAAGATGGCGATCATTACGTATTAAATGGGTCGAAAATCTTTATTACAAACGGTGGCATTGCAGACATTTATGTCGTTTTCGCTGTAACAGATCCAGAATCGAAACATAAAGGCACGACAGCGTTTATCGTTGAAAAAGACTTTGAAGGTTTCTCAGTCGGTAAAAAAGAACGCAAGCTAGGCATTCGTTCAAGCCCGACAACAGAAATTATTTTTGATAACTGCCGCGTACCAAAAGAAAACGTTTTAGGTGAACTTGGCCAAGGGTTCAAAATTGCGATGCAAACATTGGACGGCGGCCGTAACGGAATCGCAGCTCAAGCGGTCGGAATTGCACAAGGTGCACTTGATGCATCAATCGATTACGCAAAAGAGCGTGAGCAATTTGGCAAACCCATCTTGGTGAACCAAGGAGTTTCGTTCAAATTGGCAGATATGGCGACTTCAATCGAAGCTTCTCGTTTGTTGACATACCAAGCAGCTTGGCTAGAGTCGAACAAATTGTCATACAGCAAAGAGTCAGCAATGGCGAAATTGATGGCTGGCGATACAGCGATGAAAGTAACAGTGGAAGCGGTTCAAGTATTCGGTGGATACGGTTATACAAAAGATTATCCGGTTGAACGCTTTATGCGTGATGCGAAAATCACACAAATTTACGAAGGTACACAAGAAGTTCAGCGTTTAGTTATTTCCCGGATGGTCACCAAATAA